A stretch of the Nicotiana tabacum cultivar K326 chromosome 6, ASM71507v2, whole genome shotgun sequence genome encodes the following:
- the LOC107807488 gene encoding putative mitochondrial adenine nucleotide transporter BTL1, which yields MAAESQSQKKSYCLVGDVYRGVMIVPKELDLSPTKDLMHHQINLQLKFPDVGRAFTNFTRTREVGEFLSGALAGAMTKAVLAPLETIRTRMVVGVGSKNIGTSFIQVIEHQGWKGLWAGNTINMLRIIPTQAIELATFECVKRAMNSAQEKWINTGNPKLQIGNASMSFSLSWLSPVAVAGAAAGVAGTLACHPLEVLKDRLTVNPEVYPSLRIAVHKICKEGGIGGLYAGLGPTIIGMLPYSTCYYFMYETIKKSYCQAQQKKSLSRAEMLLIGAFSGLTASTISYPLEVARKRLMVGALHGKCPPHMVAALSEVIRDEGLLGLYRGWGASCLKVMPSSGITWMFYEAWKDILLADRRHVLQ from the exons ATGGCTGCGGAATCCCAATCGCAGAAGAAGAGTTACTGTCTCGTCGGAGATGTATATCGTGGTGTCATGATTGTACCCAAGGAATTGGACCTTTCTCCTACCAAGGATCTCATGCACCATCAAATTAACCTTCAACTCAAGTTCCCTGACGTTGGTCGAGCCTTTACC AATTTTACCAGGACTAGAGAAGTCGGTGAATTTCTCAGTGGTGCTTTGGCGGGGGCGATGACCAAGGCTGTTCTAGCTCCTCTTGAAACCATCAG GACAAGAATGGTAGTCGGTGTTGGGTCCAAAAACATTGGTACAAGTTTTATTCAGGTTATTGAGCATCAGGGTTGGAAAGGGCTGTGGGCTGGTAACACAATTAACATGTTACGGATAATTCCTACACAGGCAATTGAACTTGCTACATTTGAGTGTGTCAAGCGAGCAATGAATTCGGCGCAAGAGAAATGGATAAATACTGGCAACCCCAAGCTACAGATTGGTAATGCTAGCATGAGCTTTTCTCTCTCATGGCTGTCGCCAGTTGCTGttgctggtgctgctgctggaGTTGCAGGCACACTTGCATGTCATCCACTTGAAGTGCTGAAG GATCGGCTGACTGTGAATCCTGAGGTCTACCCCAGTCTACGCATTGCAGTTCACAAGATTTGCAAAGAGGGTGGAATTGGAGGCTTGTATGCTGGACTTGGGCCAACAATAATTGGCATGCTCCCATATAGCACTTGTTACTATTTCATGTACGAGACAATAAAGAAATCATATTGCCAAGCACAGCAGAAAAAATCTCTTAGCCGTGCAGAGATGCTTCTTATTGGAGCTTTCTCGG GTTTAACAGCTAGCACTATCAGTTACCCATTGGAGGTGGCAAGAAAGCGGCTAATGGTGGGTGCTTTGCATGGTAAATGTCCACCTCACATGGTCGCAGCACTTTCAGAAGTCATTAGGGATGAGGGTTTGTTAGGGCTTTATAGAGGGTGGGGTGCGAGTTGCCTAAAAGTAATGCCATCATCAGGCATTACTTGGATGTTCTACGAAGCTTGGAAAGATATATTGCTTGCTGATAGACGTCATGTGTTACAGTAG
- the LOC107827427 gene encoding pumilio homolog 5: METESPMRILEDSRTEKWVPSKDMVSFVSPGNEVAADELGLLLKGHKIHGHNRNKVPNRSGSAPPSMEGSFSAFGNLVHDQSSGRKLSLASLDSAMQNWQSEEQMRADPSYSAYYSSNINLNPRLPPPIISRENMHLAHHFADLGDSCQLNSSDNSGDASLHVSRSSLSTHDEEPEDENLPRSALDDLAQSRASGQHMASFAGQHKSLVDLIQEDFPRTPSPVYNQSRPSCHVAVEEPTDCDIQSIKLDGLSVDFSNKPGAGACADVSGDHNIAVPDQSLAISLEKESSVDSLGRSPSPQKGEISASDDAPLVNELLVSDGIASGISKNFPAPEISDNKDEQYFHGRNGVGQQQQQQYHSQRIAAYQVNSPQVQANILGTNALQSSLAKGYGHSWFSSVEVQAVPQGSGLTPPLYATAAAYMASGNPYYSNLSPPGVYAPHYNVGGYALASPSLPPFVAGYPSHSGLSVHINAGSGRSISGQSVTPRENIPQVGDLQHLTKFYGHHGLMVHPSFPDPFHMQYFHHPVDDSNTAPGRYMRFPSSGLVGLEVDAYASNMEPNLPYIAEQNFNRPPIGSLNLPSPGKMIIPGNSYFGSPSGLGFAQQFPASPLGSPVLPGSPMGRRSEIKSTPASGRNIGLCSGWPAQRGSGSFNDSKRHSFLEELKQSNARRIDLPDIAGRVIEFSVDQHGSRFIQQKLENCSIEEKASVFKEILPHASKLMTDVFGNYVIQKFFEHGSHEQRKMLACQLKGQMLPLSLQMYGCRVIQKALEVIDLDQKIELVHELNGHVLRCVRDQNGNHVIQKCIECIPTEKISIIISSFQSQVAILSTHPYGCRVIQRVLERCSENPQSQCIVHEILDSAYALAQDQYGNYVTQHVLERGKPHERSRIIEKLTGNVVQLSQHKYASNVVEKCLEYGDSAERELLIEEILADSEANDNLLSMMKDQFANYVVQKILEISNDKHRDILLSRIRVHLHALKKYTYGKHIVARFEQLSEQLSDEDIGTCEP, translated from the exons ATGGAAACCGAGAGCCCTATGAGAATACTCGAagacagtagaacagaaaagtgGGTTCCTTCCAAGGACATGGTCTCCTTTGTGTCCCCTGGGAATGAAGTGGCAGCTGATGAACTGGGATTGCTTCTTAAAGGTCATAAGATTCATGGGCATAATAGAAATAAGGTTCCAAATCGTAGTGGTAGTGCGCCTCCAAGTATGGAGGGCTCATTTTCAGCCTTTGGTAACCTTGTCCATGATCAAAGCTCTGGCCGGAAGTTGAGTTTGGCAAGCTTAGACAGTGCCATGCAAAACTGGCAGTCTGAAGAGCAGATGCGTGCTGATCCCTCCTATTCTGCTTACTACAGCTCTAATATCAACTTGAATCCTAGGCTTCCTCCTCCTATTATTTCAAGGGAGAACATGCACTTGGCACACCATTTTGCGGATCTGGGTGATAGCTGCCAGTTAAATTCTTCTGACAATAGTGGGGATGCATCCTTGCACGTGAGTAGAAGTTCTCTTTCAACTCACGATGAGGAGCCTGAAGATGAAAATTTACCACGAAGTGCTTTAGACGATCTGGCCCAAAGTCGTGCTTCAGGACAGCACATGGCCTCCTTTGCAGGTCAACATAAAAGTTTAGTTGACCTAATCCAG GAGGACTTCCCTCGCACTCCATCACCAGTTTACAATCAATCTCGGCCCTCATGTCATGTTGCTGTGGAGGAACCAACTGATTGTGATATTCAATCTATTAAACTGGACGGTCTGTCCGTTGACTTTTCAAATAAACCAGGTGCAGGCGCTTGTGCGGATGTCTCAGGTGACCATAATATAGCTGTCCCCGATCAGTCTTTGGCCATTTCTCTTGAAAAAGAATCTTCTGTTGACAGTCTTGGGAGGTCTCCTTCCCCTCAGAAGGGTGAAATATCAGCTAGTGATGATGCACCTCTGGTGAATGAGCTCTTAGTCAGCGATGGGATAGCATCAGGTATTTCAAAGAACTTTCCAGCTCCAGAGATTAGTGACAACAAGGATGAACAATATTTTCATGGTAGGAATGGAGTAGgacagcaacagcagcagcagtatcACTCCCAACGAATCGCAGCTTACCAAGTTAATAGCCCACAAGTTCAAGCAAATATTCTTGGGACTAATGCACTACAGAGTAGCCTAGCAAAAGGTTATGGTCATAGCTGGTTCTCCTCAGTTGAGGTACAAGCAGTTCCTCAAGGTTCTGGCCTCACGCCTCCTCTATATGCAACAGCTGCAGCCTATATGGCTTCCGGCAACCCATACTATTCTAACTTGAGTCCACCTGGTGTATATGCCCCTCATTACAATGTAGGGGGATATGCTTTGGCTTCACCTTCTCTTCCTCCATTTGTAGCTGGATATCCATCTCATTCTGGTCTATCTGTGCATATTAATGCTGGTTCTGGACGAAGCATCAGTGGTCAAAGTGTTACACCAAGAGAAAACATTCCACAAGTTGGTGATCTGCAACATTTAACCAAGTTTTATGGGCATCATGGGTTAATGGTGCATCCTTCTTTCCCAGATCCTTTCCATATGCAGTATTTTCATCACCCTGTTGATGATTCAAACACTGCTCCTGGTCGGTATATGCGGTTTCCATCATCGGGCTTGGTTGGGCTAGAAGTTGATGCTTATGCCTCAAATATGGAGCCAAATCTCCCTTATATTGCTGAACAGAATTTTAATCGTCCACCAATTGGAAGCCTGAACTTACCAAGTCCTGGAAAAATGATAATTCCTGGTAATAGTTATTTTGGAAGTCCATCAGGCCTGGGATTCGCACAACAGTTTCCAGCCTCGCCTCTTGGTAGTCCTGTATTGCCAGGATCCCCTATGGGTAGAAGGAGTGAAATTAAATCTACCCCTGCTTCGGGTAGAAATATTGGATTGTGTTCTGGATGGCCTGCACAAAGAGGTTCTGGTAGCTTTAATGATTCTAAAAGACATTCATTTCTCGAAGAACTGAAACAAAGCAATGCTCGAAGAATTGACCTCCCTGATATTGCAGGTCGTGTAATTGAATTCAG CGTTGATCAGCATGGGAGTCGGTTTATACAGCAGAAATTGGAAAATTGTAGTATTGAAGAGAAGGCATCTGTTTTCAAAGAAATTCTTCCACATGCTTCAAAACTAATGACAGATGTGTTTGGGAATTATGTCATTCAAAAG TTCTTTGAGCATGGAAGTCATGAGCAAAGAAAGATGTTGGCATGTCAATTAAAAGGACAGATGCTGCCTTTAAGTTTGCAAATGTATGGCTGTCGTGTTATTCAAAAG GCCTTAGAAGTTATCGATCTTGATCAGAAAATAGAACTTGTCCATGAACTCAATGGGCATGTACTGAGGTGTGTGCGAGATCAAAATGGGAACCATGTAATCCAAAAATGCATTGAGTGCATACCTACCGAAAAAATTAGTATTATTATCTCCTCATTCCAAAGCCAAGTAGCTATATTGTCTACTCATCCCTATGGTTGCCGTGTAATCCAG AGAGTATTGGAACGTTGTTCAGAAAACCCTCAAAGTCAGTGTATAGTACATGAAATCTTGGATTCTGCTTATGCTCTTGCTCAAGATCAGTATGGGAACTATGTCACCCAG CATGTTCTGGAGAGGGGAAAACCACATGAAAGAAGTCGAATTATTGAAAAGTTGACCGGAAATGTTGTACAATTAAGTCAACACAAATATGCCTCAAATGTTGTTGAAAAATGTCTGGAATATGGTGATTCTGCTGAGAGGGAGCTTTTGATTGAGGAGATACTTGCAGATTCAGAAGCAAATGACAATTTGCTG TCGATGATGAAGGACCAATTTGCGAATTATGTGGTCCAGAAGATTCTCGAGATTAGCAACGATAAGCACCGCGACATTCTGCTCAGTCGAATCAGAGTTCATCTTCATGCTTTGAAGAAATACACCTACGGAAAACACATAGTGGCTCGATTTGAACAGCTGTCTGAACAGCTCTCTGATGAAG ATATTGGAACATGTGAACCCTAG